From Acidimicrobiales bacterium, the proteins below share one genomic window:
- a CDS encoding wax ester/triacylglycerol synthase family O-acyltransferase — MQRLTGLDATFLYLETPSILMHVASTAIFDPTDVPEGYSFEKVKAMVENRLPLLPPFRRRLVTIPFGLHHPLWIEDPDFDIDYHVRRAALPAPGGSKELAEFAADVMSRPLHRDRPLWEMYVVEGLEDGYIACVTKTHHAAIDGVSGAELTANLLDLSPETMWLDPAEDTWKPDRIPSDAELVGFAAQSLARQPIAAAKAVRRTAEMALNLRRRNREPNATPPPAPFSAPATSINVAISPHRKFGFTQMSLDDVKHVKNALGGTVNDIVLALCSGALRRYFDAKGELVDGSLVGMIPISVRAEDEKGAMGNRVSSMLVDLASNVDDPLERLATIREATKNAKEQDKAIGADTLTNWAEFAAPAIAARAARLYSTMKMADRHRPIFNVTISNVPGPPFPLYSAGARMIAMYPMGPIADGGALNITVMSYMDTMNFGLVACADTIPNVDDIARYLDDSLDELLKLANSK, encoded by the coding sequence ATGCAGAGACTGACTGGGCTCGATGCAACCTTCCTTTACCTGGAGACGCCGAGCATTTTGATGCACGTCGCGTCGACGGCCATCTTCGACCCGACCGACGTGCCCGAGGGCTACTCGTTCGAGAAGGTCAAGGCGATGGTCGAGAACCGGCTGCCGTTGCTGCCGCCGTTCCGCCGCCGCCTCGTCACCATCCCGTTCGGGCTGCACCACCCGCTGTGGATCGAGGACCCCGACTTCGACATCGACTACCACGTGCGCCGCGCCGCCCTGCCGGCGCCGGGCGGGTCGAAGGAACTGGCGGAGTTCGCGGCCGACGTGATGAGCCGGCCGCTCCACCGCGACCGCCCGCTGTGGGAGATGTACGTCGTCGAGGGCCTCGAGGACGGCTACATCGCGTGCGTCACCAAGACCCACCACGCGGCGATCGACGGCGTCTCGGGCGCGGAACTGACGGCCAACCTGCTCGACCTGAGTCCCGAAACCATGTGGCTCGACCCGGCTGAGGACACCTGGAAGCCGGATCGCATCCCGTCGGACGCCGAACTCGTCGGCTTCGCGGCGCAGAGCCTGGCGCGCCAGCCGATCGCGGCGGCGAAGGCCGTCCGCCGCACCGCCGAGATGGCGCTCAACCTGCGCCGCCGCAATCGCGAACCCAACGCCACGCCGCCGCCGGCGCCGTTCAGCGCACCGGCCACGTCGATCAACGTGGCGATCAGCCCGCACCGCAAGTTCGGCTTCACCCAGATGAGCCTCGACGACGTCAAGCACGTCAAGAACGCGCTCGGCGGCACGGTGAACGACATCGTGCTGGCGCTGTGCTCGGGCGCCCTGCGGCGGTACTTCGACGCCAAGGGCGAACTCGTCGACGGGTCGCTCGTGGGCATGATCCCGATCTCGGTGCGCGCCGAAGACGAGAAGGGGGCGATGGGCAACCGCGTCTCGTCGATGCTCGTCGACCTCGCCAGCAACGTCGACGACCCGCTCGAGCGGCTCGCCACCATCCGCGAGGCCACCAAGAACGCCAAGGAGCAGGACAAGGCGATCGGCGCCGACACGCTCACCAACTGGGCCGAGTTCGCCGCGCCCGCCATCGCGGCGCGCGCCGCCCGGCTGTATTCGACAATGAAGATGGCCGACCGTCACCGCCCGATCTTCAACGTGACGATCTCCAACGTCCCCGGTCCGCCCTTCCCGCTGTATTCGGCGGGCGCCCGCATGATCGCCATGTATCCGATGGGCCCGATCGCCGACGGCGGAGCGCTCAACATCACGGTGATGAGCTACATGGACACGATGAACTTCGGCCTCGTGGCCTGCGCCGACACGATCCCGAACGTGGACGACATCGCCCGTTATCTGGACGACTCGCTCGACGAACTTCTGAAACTCGCCAACAGCAAGTAA